The Dehalobacter sp. DCM sequence GGGAGGGGTTTGTTATTCAGATCATGCGGATTAACAAAGGTTCTTGCTGGTTCTTATTATTCGGATTCGGTCTCTGATCCTGTGATCTCTGTTTCGACTGTTTCAGTGGATTCTGTTTCAATGGGATTGAGCTCTTCGTCCTGGGTGATCCCTTCGTTAGTCATGGTTGTCAGCTGATTCTCCAAAGCATCCAACATTTCTCGGATCTGCTTGATTTGGCTCAGGACACCTTCCAGGTCAGTGGCTGTACCTGTATCCGGTGTTGCTTCAGGATCATCCGATTCATCAGCGGGTGTTTCCTGCATAGTCGAAAGTTGGGGTGTCTTCCATCCGAAGATCGTATAGAGTCCTTCTTCCAAGGTAGCTGTCATCACAATCTTATCCTCATAAACAAGAACAACGCGTTTCATTTCCGGAATACTGCCGCTGGTTGTGGACTGCAGATAAATCGGTTCGACAAACAGGAAGTTGCCGCCGATAGGGAGTGCTAAGAGATTTCCGCGGATCACGCTGGATCCTTTCAGGTTCCATAAGGAAAATTGCTTGGAAATTTCCGTATCCTGGTCTATCCGGGATTCTATTTGAAACGGACCGTCGATTTCGATATTTTTCGGCAGCGTATACAATATTAGTTTGCCGTATTGTTCACCATCCATCCTGGCCGCCAGCCAGGCAACCATATTATTGCGAGTATTCGTTTGACTGGAAGCGGGAGTAAAGGGCTGCATCAGGACAAATTCTTCTTTCTCCTCCCCAGGCAGACGCATGATCACGTAATAGGGCTCTACATTTTGGGTCTGGGAGCCGTAGATCTCCTTGGCGACATTCCAGGCATCTTCTTTATTATAAAAAACTTTCGCATTGGTCATATGAAACGTATTCAGCATCTGACATTGGATGGTAAACATGGTTTCCGGATAACGCAGATGAGACCTTAACGAGTAGGGCATTTCGGTGATGTCTTTAAAGACTTCGGGGAATATCTTTTCATACGTTTGCAGGATAGGATCATCCTTATCGATGGCATAAAAGTCAACTGTTCCGTTATAGGCGTCGACGACAACCTTCACCGAGTTGCGAATATAATTCGAATCAGCATATTTGACGGAATAGGGAATACTGCTGGTGGTGGTATAAGCATCTATAATCCATTTAATGCTGCCGTTGTCGATTACCATATAGGGGTCGTCATCATAGGTTAGGAATGGCGCCAGCTTTTCGACGCGTTCTTGGATATTGCGGTAAAGCAGTAATTTGCTTTGGGAAGTGACCTCTCGCGAAAGATAGAAACGCGGTGTTGCTTGATGCAGAGAGAGCATCAATTTGTTAAAAGCCGTAAACGGGATACCCGTTTTACCGGCATAACTGTTTTCCGCATTATCATTGCCCTGGGGGTAGTCAAACTCTTTAAATTTGGTGTTTACAACGACCCAATCATTGGTGAGTTCGCCAAAATATATCCGGGGTTCGCTTATGGTTAATTCAGGATAATCTGTCTGGGGCGGGATATTACTCACAGCAAAGGCAGGAAGGCCTTTCGAAGTGACGGCATTCGCAAAGGATGTCGTTAAGCCGAAACCGTGGGTGTATTTAAAACGCGTATTGATAAAGGTCAGGGCTTTGGGGTCCAGGTCTGTCAACGATATTTCCCGGGCAGAAAGCATGACCTGACGATAATTGCCATCGACAATGTAACGGTCAATATCGATGTCATTGAATTTGTAATAGTTGCGGATTCCTTGTTTTTGTGTATAAACCTGCTGCATAGTACGCGGATCGTTTAAACGGATATTTTCCAGGGTCTCAACACTGTCTTTCAATTCCTGAGCGGTTACGGTATCGTTGCCGGTATATTCCAAGGTCTCAATTTTATCCAGACCATAGGCGAACCGCGTCATAATAATTTCACTTTGGATATACGGGGTTTCTTTTTCCAGCTCATTGGGAATAACGATCATGGATTGTACGAGAGAAGGGAAACCACCGGATGTAAACAGAGAGAAAATAATCAAAAACGGAATTGGTGTTGTCAAGTAACGGCTGTCTTTTAAAAACATGGCCAGTACGGAAAATATCATGCAAATGAAGCTGACAACAATAAGTACTTTAAAAACGGGGAGAGCCGCGTAGACGTCGCTGAAACCGGCACCGACAACATGCCCTCTTTGTGAATAGACGATTTCAAACATATTGATAAAATAGCCAAAGCATTTCAAGCCAAACAGGAGGGTCAGTAAAATGGCAAGATGTCTTCTTGCCTTGGGGTTGATGACAATGGCATCTTTCTTCCATATCTTAATGGAATAGAATCGAATGACCCCAGTAATAATATAAAATAATGCCGTGAAGAGGGTGAGGACCAGGATCGGAGTGAAGAACGCGCCATAGATTGTTTGTAGGAAAGGCAGTTTGAATACAAAGAAGCTTAAATCTTTATTGAAGAGCGGATCAGCATAGTTGAAAGAAGACGAATTGAAGAAGGAAAGTACGTCCAACCAGCCGGTAAAGCCGACAACAAAGCTGATGGCGATACTGACAATTGCGGAGACAAGTAGTAGGGTGATAGTTATCCGGCGCGGACTGATGTTCAGCGGGTAGTTGACTTCTTCGACCAAGCGGATCCGTTTACGGTATTTTTCGTTATAAAAGGTCTGAAAGGCATGTCTTCCGGACATTAGCGTCCCAAAAATGACAATAAACAACATGGTGCCGTTGATCAACTGAATAAGCAGCTTGCTGAAAAAGGGTGTCCAAAACAATCGGGCGTAGCCCAAGTCGCTGAACCATAACCAATCTTCATAGACACCGCTTACAGCGGATAAGAAAACGATGATTAAAATCAACGCACCAAGGATTTTCAGAGCAAGTTTCAAAAAGTTCCCTCCTATAGCTAAATTGTGCAAATAATTTGTAGTATATGTACTTCCGGGATTAAATATTTATCTATTGGCAATATATTCATAGTTTATCATATTTTTCTCTATATCGCTTCCTGAATTTAAATTTCTGAGATATACTTTAATTCAGACGAAAATACTGCAAAAGGGTTGGTGTCGTTTATGTATGATCTTATAATAATCGGAGCAGGACCTGCCGGTTTGACGTCGGCCATCTATGCTTCCAGAGGCGGCCTTAAAGCCGTTGTCATCGAGTCGATGATGCCAGGCGGCCAAGCAGCAGCCACTGATAAAATTGATAACTATCCGGGGTTCCCGGACGGTATCTCCGGTTTTGATCTCATGAATACATTTTATCAACAGGCGCAGAATCACGGTTCAGAATTTATTTTTGAACCTGTCGTCCGCCTGGAAATGAACGGTTTAACGAAAAAGGTTATCACCGCGCAGCAGACAATTGAGGCGAAAGCAATGATCATTGCTGCCGGGTCTAAACCCCGTCCCTTAGGTGTTGCCGGTGAAAAGACATTCCATGGCAGAGGTGTATCGTATTGTGCCGTCTGTGACGGTGCTTTCTATAAAGGGAAAAAGGTTGCTGTCGTGGGCGGCGGTTATGCTGCAATCGAAGAAGCTCTTTATCTCACCCGGTTTGCCGCCGAGGTTTATATCATTCACCGTCGTAAAGAATTCAGAGCGAGCATGGCGACAGTCGAAAAAGCAAAGAACAATCCGAAGATTCATTTCCTGTTGGATAGTATAGTCGAGGAAATCAAGGGCACCGATAAGGTAGAAAAATTAAACCTTAAAAATGTCCTTACCGGTGAAAAAAGCGATGTGATGGTTGATGGAATCTTTGTGTATATTGGAACTGAACCCAATAACAAATTTGCTGAAGAATACTTCAAAACCGACGACCGCGGCTATATTATTACGGATGAACTATTGCGAACCAATATAGAAGGTGTTTATGCCGCAGGGGATATTCGGAGCACACCGCTCCGTCAAGTGGCGACGGCGGTGGGTGATGGTGCCTTAGCGGCAGTACAGGCTGAAAAATACATTGCTGAATTGGAATAAGTAAAATAAATTCACACTGCATATGAGCTGGTGGTTTATCATCAGAAATGCGTAGTAAACTATTACCATGTACAGACACTTTCCCGGTGATTCTCCATACCATAATAACAAAAAGGAGGTATGGAAATGTACTTCGGAAGAAAATCTGGCAATATGAATCAGCCGGCCATGGCCGGCATGATGCAGCCGGAAATGATGGGGATGAACGAGCCTGATATGATGGGAATGAACCAGCCGGAAATGATGACAGGTCAAGCCCCAGGCATGCCATATGAGAATTATCAGTATGAACAGATGACACCGGAAGGAATGTATTCAGCCCAAACCCAAGCAGGCTATGCATGTGTTCCTTGTGATCCTTGTGATCCGTGTGGTTGCGTACCTTACGACGAACATCATGAACATCATAAACCGCTGCCTGAGATTTATGTTGTACAAAAAGGGGATTCTGTTTATAAAATTGCTCAGAGGTATGGTCTGGATTGGCGTGAACTGGCCGGCTATAATCACTTAGGAAATCCCGATCTTATTTATCCCGGCGAAAGATTATTTATCCCTCCCAGATAGTTAATAGCAGGAGTGGCTGTTGCACAACGAACGTAGTTGCTCGTGGGCAATGGCCCTACTTTTGTATCTGTCGCATAGCAAATACGGCCTAATCCTGTAACAGCGATTAAGTAAAACACGTATGTCGTTCAGAACGTGAATCAAACTTTCTGGGACAGGAAGTCACTTAGACTTTCTGATATACAAAAAAAGGCGCTGTCACCTCGTTTTGCGACACCGCCTTTTTGGCGATTTCTCAACCTATTTTAATTTTTACATATTATTATTACACATATCATCGTGTATATATTAATAAATCAACTTATAATATAAACAACGCAGCTAAACTACTCATCGAAATAGCTATTTTTTGCGTTTTGGAAAGTGACAGTGATAAAAGTCTAAGAAAGTGGATGTAAAATGAACCAAACAATGAAACACGAATTAAAAGAATATCCCGTGACGTATCTGTTGCTTATGCTGAATCTCATGATGTTCTTGATCATGACGTTAGTGGGTGGAACGACCAATACGTACGTCCTGATTTTCTTTGGAGCAAAAGTGAATATGATGATTGCAGCCGGGGAATACTGGCGTTTATTCACAAGCATGTTTATTCATATTGGATTTACCCATCTGCTGTTTAATCTCTACGCACTACTTGTCCTGGGAAAGTTCAGCGAAAAAATCTTCGGCCATTGGCGATTTGTTTTGATTTATTTGGTGAGTGGTCTGGCCGGCGCGCTGGTCAGTTATCTTCTGGGCCCAGAGGTGTCTGCGGGAGCTTCCGGAGCAATATTTGGACTCATGGGCGCTATTCTGTCTTATGGCTGGAAGAAACCGGCGTATTGGAAAACCGGACTTATCGGTAATTTTGCTGTTGTGTTGCTAATTAACCTTTTCCTTGGCTTTGTTTTAAGCGGAATTGACAATTATGCGCATTTAGGCGGACTGGTGGGCGGAGCCCTTGTGGGGTTTGTCTTCCAGCTTCGCAGTTCGATAAAATCCTAAGAAACAGACAAAATTTGTATTGCATCCTTTTTGTATATTACGGAAAAGCTATGGTTAGCCCATACATCTTAGCAAGGTGGTTTTAATCTGATTGCCATCGATAGTTAAGATAATGTGGGCTTTTGTTAGTATATCAGATAGTATAAATCTTTTCTGATATATCTAAGTGCAACTGACGGTCATGGATGACCTAATGCCGCGGGTACCATGGACGGTGCAGGAGCGGCAAGGCTTTCGCCGGCGCCATAAGGCTTGGCGTAAGCCAAGTTTTCTAGTGCGGATACTGTTATAAATTAGGAGACATATGTTAAAATAGAACCAGTAATGATGCAGCCACAGGAAGGATAACAAAACGTGAATAAAACAGCAACGTATTTTCGCCGTGAATGGATCATATATAGTCTGCTTATTTTGATAGGCGTTATGATACTCGGAAAGTTATTTTTTTTACAAATCATTGAGTCGGGAGATCTTAAAGCCAAAGGAGCGACGTTAAGCACATCGAGTCCAACCATGCTCTATGAGCGCGGTATGATCACGGATGCACAGGGAAACGTCTTAAGTAAAAGTGTACCTTCGAAGGATGTCTATGCTGATCCCAGAATGCTTGAAGAGACGCTGTCTAAGGATACAACACAGATGAGCCAGCAGATCCTGGCGAAGAAAGAACAAATGGCGGCGGATATCGCCAAGATATTGGGTGATGATCAAACCAGGATCTTGAAATTATTGCAGAAGGATCTGTCCTGGGTAAGTATCGGGCGTCAGATCGATATTGAAAAGGCAGAGAAGATCGCTGCTTTGGAAATCCCCGGTGTAGGTTTTACGGATAATTATGAACGGGTTTATCCGGCGGGACAAATGGGTGCTTCTATTCTGGGCATAGTCAATATGGCAGGTGACGGTGTCGAAGGGTTGGAGTATGCCTACAACGCTGAATTAAAAGGCGAAAAGACGTTTGGAAATCAGACAGATACTTCACGTGATGATTATGTCATGGAAGATAGAAATATCCAGACGGGTTATAATCTGAACCTGACGCTGGATTCGACCATCCAGCATTTGATTGAGAATGAACTGGATAAAATTGTGACCGCATATACGCCGGCTCGGGCAGTGATTCTGGCGATGGATCCAAAAACAGGGAAAATTCTTGGGATGGGTTCAAGACCAACCTTTGATCCCAATAACTACGCCAAGACAACGGATGATCAACGCAAGAATCTGGCGATTAAGATGAATTATGAACCCGGTTCAACCTTTAAAATCATCACGGGGGCAACAGCCCTGGAAGAGAATGTTGTCAGTCCGTCGACGATCTATAATGATCCGGGCTTCCTTACAGTCAGCGGACGGCGGATCACTAACTGGGACTCGGATCGAAAACCGCATGGGGATATCACCTTTACCAAAGGGATGATGCTGTCTTCCAATGTCGTATTAGGCAAGGTCGGCTTGCAAGTTGGAAGAGATTTATTCTATACCTATCTCAAGTCCTTTGGGTTTGGCAGCAGGACTAATATTGATCTGGCTTTTGAAGAGAGGGGATTGTTGATCGACGTGAGCAAGGTCAAAAATCTTGAACTGGCGACGATGTCCTTCGGTCAGGCCAATCTGGTGACACCGATCCAGCTCTTGACAGCGATCTGTGCAGTAGCCAACGGCGGTCAGCTCTATCAGCCGTATATCGTGGATAAAATTACGGATACGGATGGCATCGTTGTCAGTGAAACGGTCCCGAAGGTCGTCAGACAGGTTATTTCGGAATCCACAAGTAAAACGATGACCGATATCCTGGTTGAAGTCGTCGATGACGGCACCGGTGGCAGGGCGAAAATACCCGGAATCAAAGTGGCCGGCAAAACAGGGACCGCACAAAAAATTGATCCCGAGACGGGAATGTATTCGTCGACGGATTATATTGTTTCGTTTGTCGGCTATGCACCGGCAAATGATCCGAAAATTGCCGTGTTAGTCGTTATTGATACACCCCATGCACCGGTTGTCCAAGGGGGAACTTTGGCCGGACCGGTGGTCAAAACAATTATCGAGGGTGCCCTCCAGTATTACGGTGTCCCTGTTGCAGCGAGCACGCCGAGTGATTTGACTAACGTCGATCTGGACAATGGGGAAAGTACATCCAATAACAACGAGACTGAAGAAACCGTGACGCCTGAAAGACAGCCGGTTGAAGGGGAAGTCATCGTGCCTGATCTGAGCGGCATGACCATGCGGCAAGTAGGGGAAACCCTGGGGAAAATTGATTTAAGGTATAAATTCAGCGGGAGCGGTTTAGCCTATAAGCAGTCACCGGAAGCAGGTAAGATTGTCAATAAAGGCGACACCATTGAGGTTCTCTTTGGATCCTGAATTTTTACATGGCAATGAGGACGCAAATAAGAAAGATAGGAAGGAAGATTGCTTTGGCAATGAACTCCTTGGAACTGGCCAAAAAATTGACCTGCTCTTTATCCGAAAGGATCGGGATATCCGGGTATGAGCATTCGCTGCATGCTGAACTAAAATCGCTCTTTGAGCTGATGCAGACAGAAACGTATACTGATATGATGGGAAATTTCTATGCGGTTAAATCAGGCAAACCATTTTATCCACCTCAAAGCCAGGCAAGCGGACAACTGAATCCAGGTTCTGAGCGAAAACAAATTATGCTGGCGGCCCACAGTGACGAGATCGGTCTGATGGTCACCTATATTGATAACAGAGGATTTCTGCATTTCACGCCAATAGGAGGAATCGATCAACGTACGCTGCTCTATCAGGAAGTCATCGTCTTTGGGAAAGAGCCACTTATCGGAATCGTCTGCCGGGTAGCTGCGAATAAAGATATACCCGACAGTAAGGATAAACAACCACTGGAAGCAAATGACTTAGCCATTGATATCGGCTGTTCGTTTGAGACCGCCTCGCTTAAAGTCAAACCGGGAGATATTGCCGGCATCCGGCGCAGTCCCTCTCTGCTGCTTAATGAACGCCTAGCAGGGAAGGCTTTGGATGACAGGGCGGGGATTGTGATCATGGCTGTCTGTCTTAATGAACTGCAAAAGTTGAAACACGCGCATGACATCGTTGCCGTCGCCACGGTACAGGAAGAAGTGGGCCTGAGAGGCGCCCAAACGAGTTCAGAACGTTTGATGCCCATGCTGGCAGTCGCCATCGATGTCACTCACGCCCAGACCTTGGATACAAAAAGTACCGTAGCCACCGAACTGGGCAAAGGGCCGGTACTCAGTCTCGGCCCGAATATCCACCCGTGGGTCATAGAAAGGCTGAAGGATGCTGCCCGGGAGAATCGGATTCCTTATCAGATTCAGGCTGTACCCGGGGCAACCGGTACGGATGCCAGGATCATTCAGCTCACAGGCTGCGGGATACCGACGGCGTTGCTGTCAGTTCCCCTGCGCTATATGCATACGTCTGTGGAAACGGTGGCTTTAAGTGATATTGTTGACAGCGGCAGATTACTGGCCCGTTTTATTGCCGCCCTGCCGGATGATCTGGAGGATGCCTTATGCTCTTAAAAGATTTATGCGAAATAAACGGCGTATCCGGCAACGAAAAAGCTGTACGCGATTACATTTTAGCCAACATCAGGAACGATGTCACAGCCTGCCGCGTCGACCGTATAGGCAATTTAATTGTTGAAAAGAAACTGGATTGTGACGATCGGCCAAAAGTATTGCTGTGCGCCCATATGGATGAAGTTGGCCTGCTGATAACCGAAATTACCGCGGAGGGCTATCTGAAATTTAAACCGGTTGGCGGCATCGACCCAGCTGTACTCATGTCAAAAACACTGATAGTGAACAACGCTGTTCACGGCGTTATCGGACTGAAGGCGGTTCACCTGCAAAAACCGGAGGAACGGAAAAAAATCCCGGACAGCGATGATTTATATATTGATATCGGTGCTGCCAACAAAGAAGAAGCGGAAAAGCTCGTCAAGCTGGGTGACTATGCATCCTTTTTGACTGTGTTTGAAGAAATCGGTGACATTGGCTTATATAAAGGCAAAGCGCTGGATGACAGAGTTGGCTGTGCGATTCTGATGGAACTGCTGAAGCAGGATTTCCCCTGCCATATCATTGCGGCTTTTACCGTGCAAGAGGAAGTCGGCTTACGTGGATCGAAAGTCTTAAGTAATACCATTGAGGCGGATTTGGCGATTAATATTGAGGCTACCGGCGCAGCCGACTACAGCGAAGCAGACCGGGAAGATTGGGTTGTTGAGCTAGGCCGTGGGCCTGCTTGTTCACTGATAGATTCAGCAACCATCTACCGACCGGATGCGATAAAAAAAGTCATGGAGACAGCCCGAACGAACCATATCCCGCTTCAATTCAGGCAAGGTACACGGGCGGCGAATGATGCCGGTAATATTCACCAGGCCGGCACTGGCATTCCCACGATCACCTTAAGCGTGCCCTGCCGCAATATTCATACGATGAGTTCCTTGATTTC is a genomic window containing:
- a CDS encoding penicillin-binding protein — encoded protein: MNKTATYFRREWIIYSLLILIGVMILGKLFFLQIIESGDLKAKGATLSTSSPTMLYERGMITDAQGNVLSKSVPSKDVYADPRMLEETLSKDTTQMSQQILAKKEQMAADIAKILGDDQTRILKLLQKDLSWVSIGRQIDIEKAEKIAALEIPGVGFTDNYERVYPAGQMGASILGIVNMAGDGVEGLEYAYNAELKGEKTFGNQTDTSRDDYVMEDRNIQTGYNLNLTLDSTIQHLIENELDKIVTAYTPARAVILAMDPKTGKILGMGSRPTFDPNNYAKTTDDQRKNLAIKMNYEPGSTFKIITGATALEENVVSPSTIYNDPGFLTVSGRRITNWDSDRKPHGDITFTKGMMLSSNVVLGKVGLQVGRDLFYTYLKSFGFGSRTNIDLAFEERGLLIDVSKVKNLELATMSFGQANLVTPIQLLTAICAVANGGQLYQPYIVDKITDTDGIVVSETVPKVVRQVISESTSKTMTDILVEVVDDGTGGRAKIPGIKVAGKTGTAQKIDPETGMYSSTDYIVSFVGYAPANDPKIAVLVVIDTPHAPVVQGGTLAGPVVKTIIEGALQYYGVPVAASTPSDLTNVDLDNGESTSNNNETEETVTPERQPVEGEVIVPDLSGMTMRQVGETLGKIDLRYKFSGSGLAYKQSPEAGKIVNKGDTIEVLFGS
- a CDS encoding UPF0182 family membrane protein, with amino-acid sequence MKLALKILGALILIIVFLSAVSGVYEDWLWFSDLGYARLFWTPFFSKLLIQLINGTMLFIVIFGTLMSGRHAFQTFYNEKYRKRIRLVEEVNYPLNISPRRITITLLLVSAIVSIAISFVVGFTGWLDVLSFFNSSSFNYADPLFNKDLSFFVFKLPFLQTIYGAFFTPILVLTLFTALFYIITGVIRFYSIKIWKKDAIVINPKARRHLAILLTLLFGLKCFGYFINMFEIVYSQRGHVVGAGFSDVYAALPVFKVLIVVSFICMIFSVLAMFLKDSRYLTTPIPFLIIFSLFTSGGFPSLVQSMIVIPNELEKETPYIQSEIIMTRFAYGLDKIETLEYTGNDTVTAQELKDSVETLENIRLNDPRTMQQVYTQKQGIRNYYKFNDIDIDRYIVDGNYRQVMLSAREISLTDLDPKALTFINTRFKYTHGFGLTTSFANAVTSKGLPAFAVSNIPPQTDYPELTISEPRIYFGELTNDWVVVNTKFKEFDYPQGNDNAENSYAGKTGIPFTAFNKLMLSLHQATPRFYLSREVTSQSKLLLYRNIQERVEKLAPFLTYDDDPYMVIDNGSIKWIIDAYTTTSSIPYSVKYADSNYIRNSVKVVVDAYNGTVDFYAIDKDDPILQTYEKIFPEVFKDITEMPYSLRSHLRYPETMFTIQCQMLNTFHMTNAKVFYNKEDAWNVAKEIYGSQTQNVEPYYVIMRLPGEEKEEFVLMQPFTPASSQTNTRNNMVAWLAARMDGEQYGKLILYTLPKNIEIDGPFQIESRIDQDTEISKQFSLWNLKGSSVIRGNLLALPIGGNFLFVEPIYLQSTTSGSIPEMKRVVLVYEDKIVMTATLEEGLYTIFGWKTPQLSTMQETPADESDDPEATPDTGTATDLEGVLSQIKQIREMLDALENQLTTMTNEGITQDEELNPIETESTETVETEITGSETESE
- a CDS encoding M42 family metallopeptidase; translation: MLLKDLCEINGVSGNEKAVRDYILANIRNDVTACRVDRIGNLIVEKKLDCDDRPKVLLCAHMDEVGLLITEITAEGYLKFKPVGGIDPAVLMSKTLIVNNAVHGVIGLKAVHLQKPEERKKIPDSDDLYIDIGAANKEEAEKLVKLGDYASFLTVFEEIGDIGLYKGKALDDRVGCAILMELLKQDFPCHIIAAFTVQEEVGLRGSKVLSNTIEADLAINIEATGAADYSEADREDWVVELGRGPACSLIDSATIYRPDAIKKVMETARTNHIPLQFRQGTRAANDAGNIHQAGTGIPTITLSVPCRNIHTMSSLISRQDYAHCLELVKCMLNNLNHFI
- a CDS encoding rhomboid family intramembrane serine protease, which translates into the protein MNQTMKHELKEYPVTYLLLMLNLMMFLIMTLVGGTTNTYVLIFFGAKVNMMIAAGEYWRLFTSMFIHIGFTHLLFNLYALLVLGKFSEKIFGHWRFVLIYLVSGLAGALVSYLLGPEVSAGASGAIFGLMGAILSYGWKKPAYWKTGLIGNFAVVLLINLFLGFVLSGIDNYAHLGGLVGGALVGFVFQLRSSIKS
- the trxB gene encoding thioredoxin-disulfide reductase; this encodes MYDLIIIGAGPAGLTSAIYASRGGLKAVVIESMMPGGQAAATDKIDNYPGFPDGISGFDLMNTFYQQAQNHGSEFIFEPVVRLEMNGLTKKVITAQQTIEAKAMIIAAGSKPRPLGVAGEKTFHGRGVSYCAVCDGAFYKGKKVAVVGGGYAAIEEALYLTRFAAEVYIIHRRKEFRASMATVEKAKNNPKIHFLLDSIVEEIKGTDKVEKLNLKNVLTGEKSDVMVDGIFVYIGTEPNNKFAEEYFKTDDRGYIITDELLRTNIEGVYAAGDIRSTPLRQVATAVGDGALAAVQAEKYIAELE
- a CDS encoding M20/M25/M40 family metallo-hydrolase, with translation MAMRTQIRKIGRKIALAMNSLELAKKLTCSLSERIGISGYEHSLHAELKSLFELMQTETYTDMMGNFYAVKSGKPFYPPQSQASGQLNPGSERKQIMLAAHSDEIGLMVTYIDNRGFLHFTPIGGIDQRTLLYQEVIVFGKEPLIGIVCRVAANKDIPDSKDKQPLEANDLAIDIGCSFETASLKVKPGDIAGIRRSPSLLLNERLAGKALDDRAGIVIMAVCLNELQKLKHAHDIVAVATVQEEVGLRGAQTSSERLMPMLAVAIDVTHAQTLDTKSTVATELGKGPVLSLGPNIHPWVIERLKDAARENRIPYQIQAVPGATGTDARIIQLTGCGIPTALLSVPLRYMHTSVETVALSDIVDSGRLLARFIAALPDDLEDALCS
- a CDS encoding LysM peptidoglycan-binding domain-containing protein, with amino-acid sequence MYFGRKSGNMNQPAMAGMMQPEMMGMNEPDMMGMNQPEMMTGQAPGMPYENYQYEQMTPEGMYSAQTQAGYACVPCDPCDPCGCVPYDEHHEHHKPLPEIYVVQKGDSVYKIAQRYGLDWRELAGYNHLGNPDLIYPGERLFIPPR